One window of Colias croceus chromosome 6, ilColCroc2.1 genomic DNA carries:
- the LOC123692583 gene encoding all trans-polyprenyl-diphosphate synthase PDSS2, with product MSLSRLWNVLRCDLVKVSPSSALVAKVWGPCVREVSTCNTQRAAVSQHNTKPDWNRAVSEAEKIVGYPTSFLSLRWVLSDEIANVALHLRKLVGSNHPLLKTAKNLLYNGKNNMQAWGLIVLLVSKAAGHSPEIPDMEQDKAAGVLHSQRALAEVTEMIRTSHLVHKGLVNMNARRPAAGDPDDMMFGNKIALLSGDYLLANSCTELANLRNQELVELMSSAVRDLAEAEFLGERDDQNNPLPSRPLPEDQRQPALEWECITSPLPMAGVAGCARREWVARHVLAAGALLGKSCSAALKLAGHNSQLQTQGYLFGCHLALAWQAFLDLESFTGPEPSSFSLVGAPLAFTLEARPELYEYIEAGRRSVHDVDYHALYEAVIAGNGIEQTKQVQREHISRAVDVLDAFPNCDARTALTNIIVAMHP from the exons atgagTTTAAGTCGTTTATGGAATGTTTTGAGATGCGATTTGGTGAAAGTTTCCCCATCAAGTGCGCTGGTTGCGAAAGTTTGGGGACCTTGTGTAAGGGAAGTGAGCACATGCAATACTCAACGAGCAGCTGTTTCTCAACATAACACAAAACCAGATTGGAACAGAGCCGTGAGTGAGGCTGAGAAGATTGTTGGCTATCCAACCTCCTTTCTCAGCTTGAGATGGGTCTTGAGCGACGAAATTGCGAATGTTGCGCTACATTTAAGAAAATTAGTCGGCAGCAATCATCCTTTATTAAAAACAGCTAA GAATCTGCTCTACAATGGCAAGAATAACATGCAAGCGTGGGGTCTCATCGTTCTACTGGTTTCGAAGGCTGCTGGCCACAGCCCTGAGATACCAGACATGGAGCAGGATAAGGCAGCTGGAGTTTTGCACAG CCAACGTGCGCTAGCCGAAGTAACAGAGATGATACGCACTTCCCACCTCGTGCACAAGGGGCTCGTGAACATGAACGCACGCAGGCCCGCCGCGGGCGACCCGGACGACATGATGTTCGGGAACAAGATCGCTCTGCTTAGCGGCGACTATCTGCTGGCCAACTCGTGCACAGAGCTCGCTAACTTGCG AAATCAAGAATTAGTAGAGCTTATGTCATCCGCGGTTCGTGATCTCGCTGAGGCGGAGTTTCTGGGAGAAAGAGATGATCAGAACAATCCTCTTCCTTCAAGACCATTGCCGGAGGACCAAAGACAACCTGCTTTAG AATGGGAATGCATAACATCCCCTCTACCAATGGCGGGTGTAGCAGGTTGTGCTCGTCGCGAGTGGGTCGCGCGGCACGTACTAGCCGCTGGCGCTCTACTTGGCAAGAGCTGTTCTGCTGCCCTCAAACTTGCAGGACATAACTCACAGCTGCAGACACAG GGCTACCTCTTCGGTTGCCACCTAGCGCTAGCATGGCAAGCATTCCTCGACCTAGAGTCCTTTACGGGTCCTGAACCAAGCAGCTTTTCACTAGTTGGAGCCCCTCTAGCCTTTACATTGGAAGCGAGACCAGAACTGTATGAATATATAGAGGCGGGAAGACGCAGTGTACACGATGTGGATTATCATGCT CTCTACGAAGCAGTAATAGCAGGTAACGGTATAGAACAAACGAAGCAAGTGCAGCGCGAGCACATCTCGCGCGCGGTGGACGTGCTCGACGCGTTCCCCAACTGCGACGCAAGGACTGCGCTCACCAACATCATCGTTGCTATGCACCCTTGA